AAATACTATCATGGAGTTGGATTTCAAAATTTGTGTAGGTCTCACCAAATGTTTGATTCCTTAATATTTAGTAAACACCTGAGTATTCTGTAATCGAAATTCAATTTAGCTTTTTGATTCCAATTACTCTTACTTGAATGTGCCACTAAATGTGACCCATAGTTCTTGGCTGGAGATGACCTAATGCGCATGAAACTATATGTTTCTTTTTCCGTGCCTATTTTAGCTACTAGGCAAATATTGACTAATTTTCACGTATTTAATTGTGTGTTAAGAGCTTTAATaagttgctctctctctctctctctctctctctctctctctcttcagtcTTTGGATTCTGTTCAGTTATTGGTTTTTATTGTTCTGCATAAACTTATGGCATTCCCTCAAATTTCCAAGTCATACAAGTTTTGGAACCCTACAATACTTACTTAATAAGCCCTCCACTAACTAGCTTTAAATTGTTGTCCCACACGATTGGTCTTCTCCAACATAATTAATGTATGGGATAATGGCCATCGGGACGGTGAGGAAGATGAACGGTGGAATGTGAAAGAAAAAGCATAAGCAAAAAATAACAGAGGACAAAggttaaaaaaggaaaataatttttacGAGTAATTGCAGGTTGCATGGGAACATTGAAACACGTCGTACGTGCGGCATGGTATTAGGAGTGGTTTAAAACTGTTGCTCCTtcaactcctctctctctctctctctctctctctctctctctctctctctctctctctctctctcctttcttaCAATATTTAACTTGGTTTATTGGTTTTGTTGTGGTTCTAAtactttaatttgtttgattaagGAGTGGGTTAAATCtgattagggtttgtgtttgaTTAATTGAATCTGATTAGAGGTCTAAAATTGCCTATGAGAGATCCGAGCGAACTTAATTGTCATGGCGCTCGAGTTCCGTTGCGGGCATATAAAAACGCCAAAAAGGAAGGCCTGCCTTTGAGTGAGAAGATGTTTGCATTCTCCTCTTGCGTTGAAGGAAGGTTTTATACATTATTTTTCGGTCGTTTTTTCCTTTGACAAATGATTTAAAAACTTAGAAAAAGTAGAATACTCCGGAGCAAGGCCGAAAATTCCTTCGGCCGTTTCAAATGGGTTCTTGTTTTTGATAAGAGAGCTCAATTTCCCCCGGCCAATATGTGATATTATTATATGGCGCACTATCAAGGTTTTACATGTGTTTTCATTTACTCTATAATTCATGTTACTGCCCTAAATTTGTATTCCCTTCTGGATCAAGTATTTTACTCCAAAAAGTTAACCAGGAACAATATGCAAGAGCTTTCGAAGTAAATAATCAATCCCttgttataatttataaatttcttACGAGGAAACATTGATCTGATCCTAACTAAATTGATCTATCTGATGCTTTTACATTTCGAAGTTAATGTTGCATATTGATTATTGCGACGCTGATGGTCCTCCCAATATTGGTTGGGAGCTCATCCGTCGACAGTGAGCTCCTTGTGGAGCAGTTTCACTCTCTTTGCCATTTGGCATTGGTCATGAGACTCacatttttttctaattttttttacaatcctcataaaaaaaaaagtaataattgGATTGAACTCTTGATGACAtatttatttacatgaaatgattctcacattaaaatttagaatttgtaaTCCAGTAACGCATAAAATTTGGAAAGATCAATTAGAGGACGAACACTTACCTACACTCCCTTGAGCTTCTTAGAACCACTAATAACACAATATCATATGATTTTACTTCTTCACACGTCATTTTGTGATTTGTTTGAGATACCGTTCCCGCTTGTGTTTGACCGGTGAATTCCCTTCAATCGTAGGGCAAGGCATTCCAGGCATTCCCATGTAAAATGATTCATGGATATAACAAGTGGATGGAGTGCCATCTGTTAATCTTGGGCCCGTGGGCAATGCCCAATAACATCGTTTTTCTAGCACACTTTTGTGCTCTCACTTTAACCTATTTGTCCAACCTCCCCATGTcagtccttaatttttttttttttttttttttttgctcacaTCTCTAAAATCATTCACTTTTTTTTCTCATGGGAATAttcacatatttatttttacttttcacattcTTAATTTTCAGTTGTCAGATCAAATGAGTTGAAGAAgaataatgataaaaaattaacaaaagtgtgCGTTCGAcagattaataaattaaaaaaatatcaataataaaaaacaaacaaagtaTGTTAGAAGTAAAATAGGTGTACGAATTGAATATTTTGTTGAGTAAACGGCTTTTAAACCGACAAAAACTATTCCGTCGGGCAAACTTTTGTAAGACAAGCCCTATTTTCTAATAGTGATAGCACATTACATAAATACTTACACATACACTTTGCACAGCCACTACGACAATGTTTGAAAATAAAGAAGGCATGTCTCTATTTCTAATAGAAAAAAGTCGGCTGCTAGTCTTTACAGACcaattaaaaatatagtaaaatataaatatagggataaTTTTTTTGCAGGAGGTGTCCTAATCTTATGCAATGCACGAAACGAAAAGATATCTACCACTAGGgtttaatacacacacacacacacacacacacacgcatacaTATGCATAAATTAGTACACACacatgtggatgcaaatttcttcttccttgacttggacaaaattgtacctacaaaacaaataacaccttagatcaaggccaagagcctcacgcgtccacgatgaatggggagggatggctttggctgaagaacctctgatgccaaagttagaatttagagaaaaaagtgtttgagagttttggagaattttagcaagagtgtggaactacgttttggtgaaaatggaaACCAATATATAGGGCATGGCCGGTCATCTTTGGAAGAAAGAGTGGCCGGCCCTTGGGTATTTTTTGGGGATGTAATGAgtgatttaattggtgattaatggattaattaggaattaatccattaattagccaattaacctCCACTTGAGTGGAATGTTATGTAGGTTATAAAATAATTAcctaagatgaggatggatgagaatatctttgaattggttacctattttggacacttttgacttgattgacgGATGATTGTTCACTGCTTGCGCGTAAGAATCCCGATATGCCTTAAGagtatttttgtcctcttttacccaaaaatccatgtgtcgccttatgattatttttggctccacaaatgctcccacacctgctgggctgctcgtaggaaagggcagcaggtgtaaAGATCTTCTTGCTCTAGGAAACTTAGGATTGCTTCCTGTtaatgtagattccctctttaatatgaaattagatccttctaggaaagggaaataaatttctctcaaagcctatttaagtccaccttaagtgggttattaaatcaactttggaaaGTGATTTATTCTACcatacaagagagagagagagcttagaggatatttgttccccttcctctagcaatcttctacatcttgcccgtgcaaatgaccgtcttttgttgttttcttcgtcttctctATGCCGCACCAGTgtaataaaaacttaatttcttcttgtcttcttcttggatagtgtTATCGTGGGGCAGCCGTTAGGGTGGTGCGACACGTCGGCTGGCAGGGGCTAGGAATTGGCTCAGCATGGGCCGATGAGGTGTTGTGGCAGGGACCACTGCTTTAGGCTACTCGGCTTGGCTAGAGCAAAGGGCAGTTTGTGCGGCTGTGGTGCGGATTGTGGCGCTGGGGTATAGTCAAACATGTGAATCAGTCATCTTTTGCTTCCGGTTTGGATAGTAGGGAGGTGATGTCGtgtacttcttcaagtccttgaatGTGCATTAGAGTGCcttgtcccaaagtgcatgcttctttgCCAAAGTGAAAGAGTTTGCaagagttagatcttctttcatgatcaattttttgaatAACGGGTAGTCTGCTggaagtcctttttggaaggttGCTCTAGCCATCGAGTCGTTGCATCCGACTATCCTTaccttctctgctttgaacctcttcacatagtcacgaagcgactcttttgggttcttctttacgttgaacaaatggttggacttcttcttgatcgagtgataggatgaatattctttggtgaaaaccaaagaaagttcgtTAAAACTCCGGATAGATTGTGGCGGcagggtgtagaaccaatcttgcgcctCGCTTTGTAGAGTGGtggtgaatatcttgcacataagaTCGTCGTTGTTTCGATAGAGGATCATTGCACTTTGGTAGTGCTTTAAGTGTTTCTCTGGGTCTTCATctcctttgaaagatgtgaaatatGACATGCTGAACTTGCGTGGAGGCTCTGCCTGCTCGATCTCGTTcgtgaagggtgacctgcttatgttggtcatgtcctgTCGTAGAGCCTCATCGGCCACTTCGTTGCGTTAGAAATCACGTGATTGCTTGTTTAGGAgcctctctacttcttcctgaatttgcctttgtggtACAACGGAGCTTTCGGCTACCCCCAATCTTGGCCtgctggtctaggctgctcttctaCGTGCTCGGCTAGTTTATGCCGCTGCAACGGTGCATGTGGTGGATTCCTAACAGGTGAGGGATTTCGCAGGCTGCTGGTTGAACTTAAGCCatattgagtgactgcttctctccgcCCATTGTACTGCCTAATCCGATGTGATGTGAATGATGCTCCTTGCGGGCCTAGCCGCAAATGAACACTTCGCTTAGAAggctgctcatgttgattatcggagtgtggccccaaccgtgATTGTATGCTCGTTCGTGGGCTtagttgagagtgcacgctccttCACACGCTAAGAtgggagtatacgctatcttggGAGCTCAATTGGGAGTGTACTCTGCCTAAACGCTCGGTTCGTGGTTGATCGAGTGGTTCCTTGTCGGGATGTTGCTGGAGAGGTtcttcgtctgcccttgtccttcttcgggacacctcgtTTGGAACACGTTGCATCTTGTTGAGCTGTAAAAGCTGGTTCACTAAGGTCGTCTGCTGTGCTAGGGCGCTCgttaactctatgacttgtcgagacaagtgttgttcgccatttggattggaagagcttggaatgAATGTTTCTCCTTGAGcaatggaagtgtggtagactccgggCATGAGATTTGAgctgggaaatgtcaaatctgccGAAAAATATAGTGAAAATGCTCCTGGTTTGATCATCGGTCCGGAAATTTGGAGCTGGGACGGTTGAATTGGTATTGGATCGATTTAGGCTGCTTGGAAGGCCATAGGAGTAGACTGTACCATGGGAGCATGTTGGGCCATgagagcaggctgggccatgAGAGCAGACTGCTCAGCAGGATCAGGCTGGGATATGAGAGCAGGTTGCTCGgtgggagcaggctgggccataAGAGTAGGGAGCAGGCTAGGCCACGAGAACAAGCTGGGCCACGAGAGTGGGCTGCTCGGCGTGTGGCACACGTGGGTGCGAGGCTAAGGCTCGACTTGGCAACGTGTTGGGCttggagtgacatggcttgggtTATGGCCTTGGTGCCATGAGCCTTGGATGGCACGGCTCATGCCGTGGTAGTGGTGCCATGGATCTCGCCACGGGTGGCCACCGCTGTGGATCCCATGGTGGaaccttgtggtggtggtgccactCCCCCTAGAATCACATTTAGTTTCGTGGATCGCCGCGGtcccatttcttgaatattgtAATTTTCACTCATAatgttttctaaatttctagtcatcgtatttctctttttcgttttatcaaagaatctttgcaaataaaaaattctaataataagaacgtacaaaaaatacaagtggactagaaaatagagaaaaaacccTTTTTATGTGaaagtcttctacgagtgtgaatttcaactctcaatgaaatcaccaatttatggatgcaaatttcttcctccttgactTGGACAAtattgtacctacaaaacaaataatagcttaggtcaaggccaagagcctcacgtgcccataatgaatgggggggggggggggtagggctttggctgaagaacctctgatgccaaagttagaatttagagagaaaagtgtttgagagttttggagaattttagcaagagtgtGGAACTAGGTTTTGGTGAAAATGAGAGCCAATATATAGGGCATGGCCAGTCCTCTTTGGAAGAAAGA
This Pyrus communis chromosome 6, drPyrComm1.1, whole genome shotgun sequence DNA region includes the following protein-coding sequences:
- the LOC137736250 gene encoding uncharacterized protein; the encoded protein is MTNISRSPFTNEIEQAEPPRKFSMSYFTSFKGDEDPEKHLKHYQSAMILYRNNDDLMCKIFTTTLQSEAQDWFYTLPPQSIRSFNELSLVFTKEYSSYHSIKKKSNHLFNVKKNPKESLRDYVKRFKAEKVRIVGCNDSMARATFQKGLPADYPLFKKLIMKEDLTLANSFTLAKKHALWDKAL